DNA sequence from the Capsicum annuum cultivar UCD-10X-F1 unplaced genomic scaffold, UCD10Xv1.1 ctg4767, whole genome shotgun sequence genome:
TACGTTGACGTTGCCTGTGCAAAAGGTCTTTACACTATCAGCAAATTAATAGCATTATTCAAATCCATTATGGCTAATATAAATTGAAGTGATAAACATGTACAATCTCAAAAAAAATGACTTACAGAAGGCTTCTTGGGCCTGGAAGTAAGGTTGGAATTGTGGCAACGTGGTGCATATATGTTGTAGATATCAATGTTGTGAGTATTATAATCTGCTATACTTTTTGCCATCTTGCATTCATCTGATTCTTTACTCTCTGTGACTGTGAACTTACATTGCTTCTGGATTTCACTTGCAACTTCATCAGTGATTAGGGCATGACTTGCAAAATACTCATACATTCCTCTTGTATCTGTATCGTCATTAATCACTGCATTACCAATCTGCAACCACAATCattaattctttattaaaatcaatgtataagttaaataaaatcatgacataattAGAAATTATTTAGTTTGGAGTTAATTAATGAGGGAGAAATTTTGGAACAAGTCAAGATGTTGATGATACAGTGAGACGGTGTAagtgtttgattttaaaatataaatgatatatttataattaagtcATATTATATAGATATTTAGTGCAATTTGTTCTGTGTAACTATGGTAACATGGAACTGCCATTATAATAAAAGGCATAATATGTAAACAGATATATAAATTTGGTATTTTGTGGACTTTCGATGTTGATGTGCCACATAAATTTTGAAGTCATCTAATTgattattttataagttaaagTGTTCGAGTGGCACaattaaaatcaaagtaaaatttttatttatgtattatgtctaaGTTCTACAAGTAGCTTTAGCAAATTGGACgcataagattttaaaaaacaTACGTTACATCAAATTGGCCTTTTCCCAGACATTTATGACACTAGAACATTTTGTCATGTACAACAAAGTGATGAGTAACTTCATACTGTCAGTATCTAAACCCTTTGAAAAagatagattggtcattggtgTCATTTATACTTCACTACgcactttataaaaataaatactgtaTATTTGATCCAATCTGTCTATGACAGCTATGTTTTCTTTCTAGGTATAAAATGTGAACACGTTGTGTAACATGATTCCTAGCTTGCATATGACCCTTCATTTCAGTTTATGTAATTTGACAGAAAGTTTTCGAAATAAAGGAGAACAATTAAAATTCATGATGAAAAACAAATCTCAAACATTTGTGTGATTGTAAATCATTTTATGAGTATTTggagaattttaaaattaatttttctaattatAGACAAATAACgttcttttttaaaaatgaaataaaagagaaagtaCATCACGTTGATTGGGACAAAGGGAATAGTACTTAGTattcattttatttgtttcttagtaCACAAACAGGAAGTGCAGCTAAGCAGTTCACAGCTGTATGATCTGTTATTACATAAGTTTTTGGACATGCAATTTCTTCTTCTACTAAAATGTATATCTTTAGAAAGTACTAATTGATCATTTTGTCAAATAGGTGGTAAATATTGTACTACTAGTTTAATAGACTAGGCAACAGAAAAGAGTTGTCATGTCATTGTCTTCATGAGTTTTTTTAGCAATTAAGCAAACTTATAAGCTTTAGTCAGTTAAGTACGGCCAATAATTTCATTTTAGTTACTTTTTGCTATGATCCATTTACTAATATGGTATATGGGTTGTTGGCCCTTTTTCACCACTTTAGTTGACCcagaaaatattttacatatgaGATTTAGTTAAAAGAGCATATACTTTTTCACTAAATTTATGTGAtactaaaatcaagatttttataACTTGTAATGTAAAGAAAATCTCCAAATATATATGACTATAAAGAAGACTGTCGTGATTTCAGTTATTGTAAACGTTTTACGGTAAAAGAGGTGATGCGTAGGGgaagggcgacggggcctgatgagattcctgtGGACTTTTGAAAGTTTTCTGACGAAGCTGGCTTAGGGTGGTTGACTGAAttgtttaacgacattttcaagtCGGCAAAAATGtccgaggcttggagatggagtacaatgatccctctttataagaacaagggtgacattcagagctgcaataactataggggtattaagttatttagccacactatgaagatttgggagagagtggtcgagttgagattgagaaggatagtgtctatctcggagaatcagtttggatttatgcccgggcaCTCGACGACGGAGGCGATTCACCTGGTGCGGatactggtggagcagtatagggaaaggaagaaggatctgcataCGGTGTTTATCGATttagaaaaggcgtacgacaaagtccctagggaggttctttggagatgcttggaggtgagcaAGGTCCCCGTGGCatatatcaaagtaatcaaggacatgtatgatggagtcaagactcaggtgaggacggcgggaggagactcagagcattttcctatcgtgacagggttgcaccagggatctactcttagcccgttcttgtttgctttggtgatggatgtgttgacgcggcgtattcaaggagaggtgccttggtgtatgctttttacagatgatatagttttgaatGACGAGACGCGGAAGGGCGTggatgataaattagaggtgtggagacaaacccttgagtcgaaaggattcaggttgagcaggagcaagacagaatatttgaaatgcaagtttaatgacttgagacAGAAAGACGAGGTGATAGTAAAGTTGGATTTCCAGgcggtgtgtaagagggatagtttctagtatcttgggtccatgattcaggAAAATGGTGAGATAGACGAGTCTCCCACCGGATTGGGGTgagatggatgaagtggaagctcgcctcgagggtgttgtgtgataggaaggtaccgcctaagcttaaaggtaaattctacagggtggcagtccgtccggccatgttgtatggagcggaatgttggccagtcaagaactctcacattcaaaaattgaaggtggcggaaatgcagatgttgcgttggatgtgtgggcctATAAGGGGTGAcagagttcgaaatgagactattcAGGAAAaagttggagtggcttcggtggaggacaagatgcgagaagctcatttgagatggttcggacatgtaAAGAGGAGGGGAACGAATGCCCCGGTTTGTAGGTGGGAGAagcttgctttggatggtttcaggcggggtaggggtaggccgaagaaatactggagagaggttatcaggcgggacatggagtagttacagctcACAGAGAACATGATCCTAGATaagaagatctggaggacgcggattaggataAAAGGCTAGTGTCATTTTGGGTCGCTAGGgtagggtattattcttgttatgacacCTTGTTGCATGTTTTATTACGAGTTTGCTTACTGctctttgattattattccttgtgggtggcgTAGGTATGTACTGTCTTCTTATTCCATTCTTTATTAAGGATTTGTGTATTATTCcatgtcttgagccgggggtctatcgaaaacagtctttctacttctccggaggtactggtatggactgcgtacatcttaccccctgaccccactatgtgggaatatactgggttttttgttgttgttgttgtatatatgactataaatcatttcattaaaggataaaattaagatattaaaatgaaattatttcgAAATATAGTAAGATAATATTTTGGGTGGATGGATAGAAAAGAAATGTCAACACCATAGACCGTGAAAATATTATTATCACTCTTATCAGATATTAAGAAGTTGATGGGGTCTGATTATATTTAACATTCAAAACTAGCTTAATCCTAAGTTGAAAGAAAAGCAGTAAATTTTGTACCTTGAATCTCATATcaatctatacatatatatgaagCCAAAGTCCAAACAGAGCTTATGATAATTAGAATATATGTAGTTATGTACCCCAATGCTGCTAAACTTGGGATTAAGATTGTAGTAATCTCTTATCAGTcaccaaattgtatatatatgGGCTTTTACCATAACAATAACATACTCAATTTATTCTGATAAAATAGGATCTTAGAGGAATAAAGTATACATAATTTATACACTATAATTTTAGAGGTAAGATAGATTGTTTTCAAGAGACTCCCgacacaagaaaaaaatagtctAGAAAAGATGTAACATAAGAGCAAAAAATAATAGGAAAGTAACAAACAATATATAGTAACAAAATCAAGACTActacaaaataatactataatcgaTCCACCCGAAACAACAAACATCATCAGAATTTCAACAACAAGAAACTACAAATGTAGCACGACGAGTACTATTACCGACCACAAAACATAGCACTCCTACTTATTAGCATATACACACTCCCTCCTACTACCCTTCTACTTCAAGAAGTTATAACTGCTTTATGTTCTGTCTAATTACCTCCCCTAATATTTCTTTGATTTATCTTTATCTGATCtcttcaattcattcatagactATCTctatgttttttatctttttaaaataaaatggcTATTAATGGATAAACTAATAGTGGAGCATGTTGCATGTGAAATAATTCAAGTAGATAGGCTTAACCATGTGCTTCAACTCCTAACATGAATTGTCCTCATCCTTGAAACTTCCATGCTCCTGTGAcacttttcatataatttaattattactccATCTTCAGTTGGAACAAAACAacagatattttttaaaatttgttatctTTGGGTCTTGAAAGTCTCCAACACTATTCAACACAAAGGCCAAAAATAACATATAGACAAAAGACAATAATATGGAAATTTGAAAAGAGACATACCAAGATTCCTTTAAGATTAATGATATTTTTCTTGGCCTTCTTGTTGTGATATAGAATGGTATGTGCCAATTGAGGTACATAATGTCCAGCATAACTCTCTCCAGATATATAAAAATCTCTATCTTTGTATTCTGGAAATCTTTTGAGCCAATTTATTAAGAACTGATAATTATCATTAGCTGTTTTTCTGTCTCCACCAATCTTAACATCAGTTGATGTGTTAGAGTAAGAAAATCCTACTCCAGCTGGAGACTCCACGAACAACACATTGGCAGCTAATAATAGTATttgatcaaaagaaaaagaaatttccATTAGTTAGAGAGATGTAATATAGGAGTGCTTAATTATCAAGTTGGGTGAAAAATGAAATTTACCATGGTTCCATGCAAAATTATTTTTGTGAAGTGTTTTTCCATCACTGTTTACTCTAAATGGTCCAAGTTCTTGAAAGCCTCCATATGCAAGAGAGGAACATCCTGGACCtgttgaaaaaataataacaattaatCAAATACAATAAACTCATTAAAATAACTTCATAAAGTATTCATtgtcaaattttaattttcaaatcataacgttaatttagtaaaataattctCTAATaataagtagtatatatattttggagtttcaaaTCAGGATCAAGTAAAATGCAACACAAAAACTGCTTAGATTAATTACCTCCATTAAGCCAAAGAAGAAGAGGCAAAGACTCTTTAGAACGTTGAGcttcaacaaaataataatagaaagCTCTTCCAGCAGATTCATCAACCGTAACATATCCACCATACTGCTCAAATTTTACTGGAGGTTGTCCTCGAAGTTTATGGATCTTGTCATTCTCTTTCAAACCATCTTGAGATATCAAAGTTTTTTTATTAGATGCACTGTTGAGAAATTGTTGATCATCAAATATATTTGCTACATTAAAATGGCTTTTGTCAATATTGGAATCTTTCTTGAACTTAGCCTTGTAAAGTTGGCCAAGGGCTTCACTTTGCGTCTTGATACCACCTCCATTGGTTTGAGAC
Encoded proteins:
- the LOC107858755 gene encoding serine carboxypeptidase-like 40, which translates into the protein METFKSTNNISLLLLVTFFLSTIVSQTNGGGIKTQSEALGQLYKAKFKKDSNIDKSHFNVANIFDDQQFLNSASNKKTLISQDGLKENDKIHKLRGQPPVKFEQYGGYVTVDESAGRAFYYYFVEAQRSKESLPLLLWLNGGPGCSSLAYGGFQELGPFRVNSDGKTLHKNNFAWNHAANVLFVESPAGVGFSYSNTSTDVKIGGDRKTANDNYQFLINWLKRFPEYKDRDFYISGESYAGHYVPQLAHTILYHNKKAKKNIINLKGILIGNAVINDDTDTRGMYEYFASHALITDEVASEIQKQCKFTVTESKESDECKMAKSIADYNTHNIDIYNIYAPRCHNSNLTSRPKKPSLVIDACSDYYTIAYMNRPDVQKALHANVTNIEYATWQPCSDVLTNWTDSASTIIPLLREFMTNDIRVWIFSGDTDGRVPVTSTMNSIKTMNLPMKTQWHPWYLNGEVGGYTQEYKGDMTFATVRGAGHQVPSYEAARALSLVMHFLDGTDLPDSERKND